A single genomic interval of Aegicerativicinus sediminis harbors:
- a CDS encoding DUF4386 domain-containing protein, with translation MEARKLSIIAGISYLIIFFSAIFANFFVIESLVEAPLSTVQNSPMIVRFGILAFLITVVFDVVVAWAFYELFKGHFLNVLSTLFRVMHAAIMGVAIFSLPFILEAINESQIINQLEIFNAIWLIGLFFFGIHLILLGVILKKPKLISLFLILAGAMYILDTVAHFLLPNYTEYGSIFLALVAIPSIVGEMSLAVWLLMKGFTNKF, from the coding sequence ATGGAGGCACGAAAACTCTCGATTATAGCTGGTATTAGCTATCTAATAATCTTTTTCTCAGCGATTTTTGCAAATTTTTTTGTTATTGAATCCTTAGTGGAAGCTCCACTTTCTACCGTTCAAAATAGCCCTATGATTGTCCGATTTGGAATATTGGCATTTTTGATTACCGTTGTGTTCGATGTTGTTGTTGCTTGGGCCTTTTACGAATTATTCAAAGGTCACTTCCTAAATGTCTTAAGTACATTGTTTCGGGTGATGCATGCGGCAATAATGGGTGTGGCTATATTTTCCTTGCCTTTTATATTAGAGGCAATTAATGAATCGCAAATCATCAATCAATTGGAAATATTCAATGCCATATGGTTAATTGGTCTTTTCTTTTTTGGAATTCATTTAATACTTCTAGGAGTCATTTTGAAAAAACCTAAATTGATTAGCCTGTTTCTAATATTGGCTGGTGCTATGTATATATTGGATACGGTTGCGCATTTTCTATTGCCGAACTATACCGAATATGGATCCATATTTTTAGCCTTAGTTGCAATACCAAGTATTGTCGGTGAAATGTCTTTAGCAGTTTGGCTTTTGATGAAAGGATTTACAAATAAATTTTAG
- a CDS encoding YfcC family protein, whose amino-acid sequence MKLQFPHPFAILLIFIGIAVGLTYLLPAGKYERIIDPNTNREIVVPNSYKSIPNEPIGLFEAVVKVPEGIIFGADIVILILLIGGAFVVVDKTGAFDNGISALIHRFSNSPQKVMILLGLIFALLGALNNTYEEIIALIPIMIALTSRIGFTKISAVAISAGSATIGATFSPINPFGALLAQKIADVQPFSGFVFRIIILLIATGFWIYWILRVGKSKSVVTDETAMGAEKIKLSKRTGIILTIVGLTFTTMVYGILNWDWDYNQMSALFLIMGILCGFIGKLGFNGTFKAYAFGIQEMAFAALIVGLARSVYLVLYEGLIIDSIVYYLFNPLEELPVAFSAIAMTLSQSVLHVPIPSNSGQAVLTIPILTPLADLIGMSRQVMILCYQYGAIIMDLITPTNGALLAMLTAAKLSYKDWFLYCLKPLGIILSLSIIAILIAILINF is encoded by the coding sequence ATGAAATTACAGTTTCCACATCCATTTGCAATCTTATTAATATTTATAGGAATAGCAGTTGGATTGACCTATCTATTACCCGCAGGAAAATACGAAAGGATTATAGACCCTAATACAAATCGAGAAATTGTTGTGCCTAACAGTTATAAATCGATACCTAATGAACCCATTGGTTTATTTGAGGCTGTGGTAAAAGTTCCTGAAGGCATTATTTTTGGTGCAGATATAGTAATTCTAATCTTATTGATTGGGGGAGCATTCGTCGTAGTTGATAAAACTGGGGCGTTTGATAATGGTATTTCTGCTTTAATTCACCGCTTTTCCAATTCACCTCAAAAAGTAATGATTTTATTGGGATTGATTTTTGCGCTTTTAGGAGCCTTAAACAACACCTATGAGGAAATTATAGCCTTAATTCCCATAATGATTGCTTTAACATCTAGAATAGGTTTTACGAAAATTTCAGCCGTTGCTATAAGTGCAGGATCAGCAACTATTGGTGCAACATTTAGTCCAATAAACCCCTTCGGGGCGTTACTTGCACAAAAAATAGCCGATGTTCAACCTTTCTCAGGCTTTGTTTTTAGGATAATAATCCTTTTGATTGCAACAGGTTTTTGGATTTACTGGATTTTAAGGGTCGGCAAGTCAAAATCTGTAGTAACTGACGAAACGGCAATGGGTGCTGAAAAAATTAAATTGTCTAAACGCACAGGTATTATTCTTACAATAGTCGGTCTCACCTTTACGACCATGGTTTATGGGATTTTAAATTGGGATTGGGATTACAACCAAATGTCTGCTCTTTTCCTCATAATGGGAATCCTTTGTGGATTTATAGGTAAGCTTGGTTTTAATGGGACTTTTAAAGCTTATGCCTTTGGTATACAGGAAATGGCATTTGCAGCTTTAATAGTTGGTTTGGCTAGAAGTGTTTATTTGGTCCTATATGAGGGATTGATAATCGACAGTATAGTATATTATTTGTTTAATCCCCTGGAGGAGTTACCTGTGGCATTTTCAGCAATTGCCATGACCTTATCTCAAAGTGTATTGCACGTCCCTATTCCTAGTAATTCGGGCCAAGCGGTGTTGACCATACCCATATTAACTCCATTGGCAGATTTAATTGGTATGTCTAGACAAGTAATGATTTTATGTTATCAATATGGAGCCATCATAATGGATTTGATAACTCCAACAAACGGAGCACTTCTGGCTATGCTAACCGCGGCTAAATTATCTTATAAGGATTGGTTTTTATATTGTCTTAAGCCACTAGGTATTATTTTATCATTGTCTATTATAGCCATCCTAATAGCCATTTTAATCAATTTTTAG
- a CDS encoding TolB-like translocation protein, with translation MTFQCFFCCLILFLLSCKSEKPTEITGPIITLQNTSTELELFGEGIVSTALYERDIAISQNGNELVFTLGDFKQNNRCLVILSKLEGNWSQPQILPFSGKYQDIEPFFTTKGNRLYFASNRPIYNDKTRSDYNIWYVDRAEDGWSEPIAMDTLINTTADEFYPSLSDNGNLYFTTTKVGGIGREDIFVSEFQNGKYNPPFPLPIAVNSATYEFNSYISPEEDLLIFSSYGREDDLGGGDLYFSIRDDNGNWKEAENMGSKINSNKLDFCPFIDWKNQSFYFTSERGTELQKPIKSVEELKEIVDNVLNGYGNIFRIDMEEIKPFQKIH, from the coding sequence ATGACTTTCCAATGTTTTTTTTGCTGTCTCATTCTCTTTTTACTTAGCTGTAAATCGGAAAAACCAACAGAAATTACTGGTCCAATAATCACACTTCAAAATACTTCAACAGAATTGGAACTATTTGGTGAAGGAATAGTTTCTACGGCCCTATATGAAAGAGATATTGCGATTTCGCAAAATGGCAATGAACTTGTGTTTACTTTAGGCGATTTTAAACAAAATAATAGATGCTTGGTCATTTTATCAAAATTGGAGGGAAATTGGTCTCAGCCTCAAATTTTGCCCTTTTCAGGGAAGTATCAAGATATTGAACCATTTTTCACCACTAAAGGCAATAGGTTATACTTTGCTTCCAACAGGCCTATTTATAATGATAAAACAAGGAGTGACTATAATATATGGTATGTTGATAGAGCAGAGGATGGCTGGTCCGAGCCAATCGCTATGGATACCCTCATTAACACAACTGCAGATGAATTTTATCCTTCCCTAAGTGACAATGGAAATTTATATTTCACGACAACCAAAGTGGGAGGTATAGGCAGGGAGGATATTTTTGTTTCTGAATTTCAGAATGGAAAGTATAACCCACCTTTTCCCTTACCAATAGCTGTCAATTCTGCAACCTATGAATTTAATTCCTATATCTCTCCTGAAGAAGATCTTCTAATTTTTAGTTCTTATGGCAGGGAAGATGATTTGGGTGGTGGCGATCTCTATTTTAGTATTAGAGATGATAATGGGAATTGGAAAGAGGCCGAAAACATGGGGTCAAAAATCAATTCTAATAAACTCGACTTTTGCCCATTTATAGATTGGAAAAACCAATCGTTCTATTTTACTAGTGAAAGGGGAACGGAATTACAAAAGCCAATAAAAAGTGTGGAAGAATTGAAGGAAATTGTGGATAATGTCCTAAATGGATATGGTAATATATTTAGAATAGATATGGAAGAAATTAAACCATTTCAAAAAATACATTGA
- a CDS encoding ChaN family lipoprotein, with protein MKKTILITTIILVAFVNLTTAQSKPAYQLFKNDGTIADYNSMINDLANGDMVFFGEYHNNPISHWLQFELSKSLYDLKGNELFFGAEMFENGNQLVINEYLQDFYPEDKMLPEITQLWNNYKTDYKPLLDFAKENNLRFIATNIPRRYASMIYKMGLEVLSKLSPEALAMIGPDLETYFDPTVKAYAEMADNMGGHIPPNMLNIQLAQAAKDATMAHFALKNFQPGNLLLHFEGSYHSNYSQGIIWWINKIHPGLNIKSITTVTDSEWNELSEEEKAAIANYIIVVSDTMTKTKG; from the coding sequence ATGAAGAAAACCATTCTAATTACCACCATTATCCTTGTTGCATTTGTTAACCTTACAACTGCCCAATCGAAACCGGCCTATCAACTATTTAAAAATGATGGTACTATTGCCGATTACAATTCAATGATAAACGATTTGGCTAATGGAGATATGGTGTTTTTTGGGGAATACCACAACAATCCTATTTCGCATTGGTTGCAATTTGAATTAAGCAAAAGTTTGTACGACCTCAAAGGGAATGAATTGTTTTTTGGGGCCGAAATGTTTGAAAATGGTAACCAACTTGTGATAAATGAATATTTACAAGACTTTTACCCTGAAGACAAAATGCTTCCTGAAATTACCCAACTTTGGAACAACTATAAGACGGATTATAAACCCTTACTCGATTTTGCAAAGGAAAATAATTTGCGTTTTATAGCGACAAATATTCCCAGACGTTATGCTTCCATGATCTACAAAATGGGTTTAGAAGTCCTTTCAAAATTGTCTCCTGAGGCGCTCGCCATGATTGGTCCAGATCTGGAAACCTATTTTGATCCAACCGTAAAAGCTTATGCAGAAATGGCTGACAATATGGGAGGGCATATTCCGCCAAATATGTTGAATATTCAACTGGCACAGGCGGCCAAAGACGCCACCATGGCTCATTTTGCCCTTAAAAATTTTCAGCCAGGAAATTTGTTGTTGCATTTTGAAGGATCTTACCATTCTAATTATTCACAGGGCATCATTTGGTGGATAAACAAAATCCATCCAGGTTTAAATATAAAATCCATAACTACAGTTACAGATTCTGAATGGAATGAATTATCAGAGGAAGAAAAAGCTGCTATCGCAAATTATATCATAGTGGTGTCTGACACCATGACTAAAACCAAAGGATGA
- the rsgA gene encoding ribosome small subunit-dependent GTPase A, with amino-acid sequence MTLEDLGYDEYFQNFRSENNLEGFGVGRVIAEHKERYEVKTIEKEYEAEILGNIRFTAQSRADFPAVGDWVAISEYDVDKVLIHAIFPRKSIIERQMVGKNGEKQIIATNIDTAFIIQAVDRDFNLNRLERYLTICYNSKIEPVIVLSKIDLMGEDELMVLEKDVKNRIPDVKVFSVSNESLIGIEYLQSFIERGQTYCLLGSSGVGKSSLLNSLYGDELMKTSSISEHSKRGKHVTTHRELRVLKNGGIIIDNPGMREVGITENAEGLQSTFDSIYELSDECKFKDCSHTTEAGCAVLEAVDKGEIDMSSYENYLRMLREQKHFETTLKDKRKKDKMFGKLMKRYKKGNYKNF; translated from the coding sequence ATGACGCTTGAAGATTTAGGATATGACGAATACTTCCAAAATTTTAGATCTGAAAATAATTTAGAAGGTTTTGGTGTTGGTCGAGTAATCGCAGAACATAAGGAACGCTATGAGGTAAAGACCATTGAAAAAGAATATGAAGCTGAAATACTTGGGAACATACGATTCACAGCCCAAAGTAGAGCTGATTTCCCGGCGGTAGGAGATTGGGTGGCTATTTCAGAATATGATGTGGATAAAGTTCTTATCCATGCCATTTTTCCAAGGAAGTCGATTATTGAAAGACAAATGGTGGGAAAAAATGGCGAAAAGCAAATCATTGCTACCAATATAGATACGGCCTTCATTATACAGGCCGTTGATCGAGACTTTAACCTTAATCGGTTAGAACGTTACCTAACGATATGTTATAATTCGAAGATAGAACCAGTAATCGTTTTGAGTAAAATTGATCTGATGGGTGAAGATGAACTTATGGTTTTGGAAAAAGACGTTAAAAATAGAATACCCGACGTTAAGGTTTTTTCTGTTTCAAATGAATCTTTAATCGGTATTGAGTATTTACAATCCTTTATCGAGAGAGGGCAAACATATTGCTTATTGGGTTCATCGGGTGTTGGTAAGTCTTCATTGCTAAATTCCCTCTATGGAGATGAACTCATGAAAACAAGTTCGATTAGTGAACATTCCAAACGAGGTAAACATGTTACAACCCATAGGGAATTAAGGGTTTTAAAAAATGGAGGCATTATAATCGATAATCCTGGAATGAGGGAGGTTGGGATAACTGAAAATGCTGAGGGCCTACAGTCAACTTTTGATTCTATTTATGAATTGTCTGATGAATGTAAATTTAAAGACTGTTCACATACCACGGAAGCAGGTTGTGCGGTTCTAGAGGCAGTAGATAAAGGGGAAATAGATATGTCTTCTTATGAAAATTATCTGCGGATGTTGAGGGAACAAAAACATTTTGAAACCACCTTGAAGGACAAGCGAAAAAAGGACAAAATGTTTGGTAAACTTATGAAACGTTATAAAAAAGGTAATTATAAAAACTTTTAA
- a CDS encoding GrpB family protein → MKKTLYDLTKDDWNSLFPVELVDHNPKWKGIFEKEKQQILEKVGSEVILRIEHFGSSSIPSIKSKPYIDLLIEIPKHLMFNENLIALFSEMGYSHFKVPARDSIDEYSSFGKGYNLDGEKEQIFHIHMCPKDNAMWKQLGFRDYLISNEEKAREYERLKMELASKFRNDRGAYVLGKTEFINETLKLIG, encoded by the coding sequence ATGAAAAAGACCCTTTACGATTTAACCAAAGATGATTGGAATTCACTTTTTCCGGTTGAATTGGTAGACCACAACCCGAAATGGAAAGGCATTTTCGAAAAAGAAAAACAACAAATTTTAGAGAAAGTTGGAAGTGAGGTGATATTGCGCATCGAGCATTTCGGTAGCTCCTCCATTCCTTCGATAAAATCTAAACCATACATTGATTTGCTAATTGAAATTCCAAAGCATTTGATGTTCAATGAAAATTTGATTGCGTTATTTTCTGAGATGGGATATTCTCATTTTAAAGTGCCTGCCAGAGATTCAATTGATGAATATTCATCGTTTGGGAAAGGTTACAACTTAGACGGAGAAAAAGAGCAAATTTTCCATATCCATATGTGTCCTAAAGATAATGCCATGTGGAAACAACTAGGATTTCGGGATTATTTAATTTCAAATGAGGAAAAGGCGAGAGAATATGAAAGATTGAAGATGGAATTAGCTTCGAAATTTCGAAATGACAGGGGCGCTTATGTATTGGGGAAAACTGAATTTATTAATGAAACCTTGAAATTGATTGGTTAA
- a CDS encoding pectinesterase family protein produces MKIKNQNPFSIYILLISCLILSCNSNEDLAIIESFPKINATDISPDTHLKLTFKTQPVLGNSGKIQVFDKDTDSLVDLIDMSIPAGPTEPNVNPEADYTPIPYTYVEGRFTNANTLPGTPSGVALPNKKNYQLTIIGGFTDAFHFYPIIVKDQTATIYLHHNLLDYGKTYYVLMDSTVLSTEDGSFKGIYDKETWQFTTRETGPNLATNKLVVDGTGNGDFNTVQGALDYIPSFHNDTIEIEIKNGVYEELIYFRNKSNIIIKGEEKENVIIQYANNEVFNPHPWNVKTNEWPGTFPSRRAAFAMDNCANIQLYNLTIKNLLKGQAEGLLINGSKNVVKNVHIVGDGDALQTNGTAYFQDVSIDGGGDMILGRGPAFFKNCDFISPGPFMWIRNTDANHGNVFVNCSFTGTREQGSELARAPTNKGIYSYPFSEAVLINCKLKNIVPKGWGVVGGDKTNIHYWEYNSINLDDGVPVDTSQRADFSRQLTPESDKELIENYSKPSFVLQGWQPNLRF; encoded by the coding sequence ATGAAGATTAAAAATCAAAATCCATTTTCAATATATATTCTGTTAATAAGCTGTTTGATTCTTTCTTGTAATTCAAATGAAGACTTAGCCATTATTGAAAGCTTTCCCAAAATAAATGCCACAGACATTAGTCCTGACACTCATTTGAAATTGACATTTAAAACTCAACCGGTCCTTGGGAATTCTGGAAAAATTCAGGTGTTTGATAAGGATACGGATTCTCTGGTGGATCTTATTGATATGAGTATACCTGCTGGGCCGACCGAGCCAAATGTCAACCCGGAGGCTGATTATACGCCAATACCATATACCTATGTGGAGGGTAGGTTTACAAATGCAAACACGTTACCAGGAACCCCGTCAGGAGTAGCCCTTCCAAACAAAAAGAATTATCAGTTAACTATCATAGGAGGATTTACTGATGCTTTTCACTTTTACCCCATTATTGTAAAAGACCAGACCGCTACGATTTATTTGCATCATAATTTGTTGGATTACGGTAAAACATATTATGTATTGATGGATAGTACTGTTTTATCTACTGAAGATGGGAGTTTCAAAGGAATTTATGATAAGGAAACCTGGCAGTTTACAACCCGTGAAACTGGTCCTAATCTAGCTACTAATAAATTAGTCGTCGACGGTACAGGCAACGGTGATTTTAATACTGTACAAGGAGCTTTAGATTACATCCCAAGTTTTCATAATGATACAATCGAAATTGAGATTAAAAATGGCGTATATGAAGAGCTAATTTATTTTAGAAATAAGTCCAATATTATCATTAAAGGGGAAGAAAAGGAGAATGTAATTATTCAATATGCCAATAACGAAGTATTTAATCCCCATCCTTGGAATGTAAAAACAAACGAATGGCCAGGAACTTTTCCATCTCGTAGGGCTGCATTTGCTATGGATAATTGCGCTAATATTCAACTATACAATCTAACCATTAAAAACTTGCTTAAGGGTCAGGCTGAGGGGTTATTGATTAATGGAAGTAAGAATGTTGTAAAGAATGTTCATATCGTTGGTGATGGGGATGCTTTGCAAACAAACGGAACTGCTTATTTTCAGGATGTAAGTATTGATGGAGGAGGCGATATGATACTAGGTCGCGGACCAGCATTTTTTAAGAATTGTGATTTTATTTCGCCGGGTCCATTTATGTGGATTAGAAATACGGATGCCAACCATGGAAATGTATTTGTAAATTGTAGCTTTACCGGTACACGTGAGCAAGGAAGTGAACTGGCAAGGGCTCCTACTAATAAAGGAATTTATTCGTATCCATTTAGCGAGGCTGTATTAATTAATTGTAAATTAAAAAATATTGTTCCGAAAGGATGGGGTGTAGTTGGAGGTGATAAAACAAATATTCATTATTGGGAATATAACAGTATAAATCTTGATGACGGAGTACCGGTCGATACATCGCAAAGAGCTGATTTTTCTCGCCAACTTACACCAGAGAGTGATAAAGAATTAATTGAGAATTATTCGAAGCCTTCATTTGTGCTGCAAG
- a CDS encoding nuclear transport factor 2 family protein: MKFFKITLLILLFIKYSEGYPQGAKIEEEILKIAKEWTNAWNGKIDKDRMMRLYDNDLLYYWRGSADTYEEFENVLVNFIIPTSDGSTILEMTNPTIVFQNKGSAIVSFNIRDKGSSDELGGAAFSLGLKETLGEWKIVHVHESPVRPLPPYDFEEQFNNVSKKYQDDYMNARCDAILPILDEHLVIYENGEQWPYGKVKAYCPKLPVKPVISTERNYNILDETTVYEFVSQQYESNSKEPINETVARIWKFSDDEWKIVQMDISRNWIKER, translated from the coding sequence ATGAAATTCTTTAAAATTACGTTACTCATTCTTCTTTTTATTAAGTACTCAGAAGGTTATCCACAAGGTGCTAAAATTGAAGAGGAAATTTTAAAAATCGCTAAAGAATGGACCAATGCATGGAATGGTAAGATCGACAAAGATCGTATGATGCGTTTATACGATAATGATCTATTGTATTATTGGCGAGGCAGCGCAGATACCTATGAAGAGTTTGAAAATGTTTTAGTGAATTTCATTATTCCTACTTCAGATGGAAGTACAATCCTTGAAATGACAAATCCCACTATTGTATTTCAAAATAAAGGGAGTGCCATAGTGTCTTTCAATATACGTGATAAGGGCAGTTCAGATGAATTGGGAGGCGCTGCTTTTAGTTTGGGGTTAAAAGAAACCCTAGGGGAATGGAAAATTGTACACGTGCATGAATCTCCGGTTAGGCCTTTACCTCCATATGATTTTGAGGAGCAATTCAATAATGTTTCCAAAAAGTACCAAGACGATTATATGAATGCACGCTGTGATGCTATTTTACCTATTTTGGATGAGCATCTTGTTATTTATGAAAATGGTGAGCAATGGCCATATGGAAAGGTTAAAGCCTATTGTCCGAAACTACCGGTAAAACCTGTAATCTCTACAGAAAGAAATTATAACATACTTGATGAGACTACGGTTTATGAATTTGTAAGCCAGCAGTACGAAAGCAATTCAAAAGAACCTATTAATGAAACCGTAGCCCGTATATGGAAATTTTCAGATGATGAATGGAAAATTGTACAAATGGATATTTCGAGAAATTGGATTAAAGAACGTTGA
- a CDS encoding GNAT family N-acetyltransferase, producing the protein MNIQFRRLLPHESSLYRTIRLECLKQYPENFGSNYQDEIKKKKLFFEDHLENENPDNFVIGGFYNDRLIAISGFNRYDSLKTKHRGRIIQVYVTPEFQGHNIGFNLVKATVEEAFNNEEIEQIEIDVLVNNTKAESIYSKIGFKTYGIQEKYLKIGEMYFNHRMMYIFADNYHSS; encoded by the coding sequence ATGAATATCCAATTTAGAAGACTTTTGCCCCATGAGTCTAGTTTATATAGAACTATTCGGCTCGAATGTTTGAAACAATACCCTGAAAATTTTGGTTCCAATTACCAAGATGAAATAAAGAAGAAAAAATTATTCTTTGAGGACCATTTAGAAAATGAAAATCCAGACAATTTTGTTATTGGTGGCTTTTATAATGATAGATTAATAGCCATTTCCGGTTTTAATAGATATGACAGTTTGAAAACTAAACACAGGGGTAGAATAATCCAAGTTTATGTAACTCCAGAGTTTCAAGGACATAATATTGGGTTCAATCTTGTTAAGGCAACAGTTGAGGAAGCCTTTAATAATGAAGAAATTGAACAAATTGAGATAGATGTACTTGTAAATAATACCAAAGCCGAGAGTATATATTCTAAAATTGGTTTTAAAACTTATGGTATTCAAGAGAAGTATTTGAAAATTGGAGAAATGTATTTCAATCACAGAATGATGTATATTTTCGCTGATAATTACCACTCCTCATAA
- a CDS encoding dihydrofolate reductase family protein, which produces MRKITVLSMISIDGVMQAPGGPDEDPSGGFNFGGWTRPFGDKIYGEVVREELQPAEYLLGRKTFEIWENYWPNNTEFWPSINEGNKYVVSSTRSHSDWNNTIFLKSVDTIKNLKNSEGMDIQTWGSSKLVQTLFEHNLVDEIRLKIHPVILGKGKRLFDNGSVPTNFSLKTHLITTTGVIIAHYTKSDNLIEPSNTTET; this is translated from the coding sequence ATGAGAAAAATAACAGTTTTATCAATGATTTCAATTGACGGAGTTATGCAGGCTCCAGGTGGACCCGATGAGGACCCATCCGGTGGATTTAATTTTGGTGGTTGGACGAGGCCATTTGGTGATAAGATTTATGGAGAAGTAGTTCGTGAAGAATTGCAGCCTGCCGAATATCTTTTAGGCCGTAAAACCTTTGAAATATGGGAGAATTATTGGCCTAACAATACTGAGTTTTGGCCTAGTATAAATGAAGGCAATAAATATGTTGTTTCCAGTACAAGATCTCATTCTGATTGGAATAATACTATATTTTTAAAAAGTGTCGATACCATAAAGAATCTTAAGAATTCAGAAGGCATGGATATTCAAACCTGGGGAAGCAGCAAATTGGTGCAGACATTATTTGAACACAATCTGGTCGATGAAATCCGACTAAAAATACATCCAGTAATTTTAGGAAAAGGGAAGAGGCTATTTGATAATGGTTCTGTTCCAACAAACTTCAGTTTGAAAACCCATCTTATAACGACAACTGGTGTGATTATTGCGCATTATACAAAGTCTGATAATTTAATAGAACCTTCAAATACCACTGAAACTTAA
- a CDS encoding amidohydrolase family protein, translating into MPKIVYLILLFPMLFQAQDGVKPIIDVHLHGYTKRTYQSTYGAPSNYEDFKSRIREQFKKYNIVYAVKSGGEYDTDLEEKMLKGYESNNFPKFDTVQFKKQIEEGKIQVWGEFLPMFNGLQITDPGFAPYLKICEREGIPIALHTGSGPPGISNRYKKIRLSLGDPLLVEEVLIIYPKLKIYLMHSGGVFYEHALALMELYPQLYCGLGALLWVPTGRTSLYAEEFLLKAKKANLIDKVMFGSDAMYWPENIQKSIEKLNEFDFLNEEDKRKIFYENAVRFFELDHLKN; encoded by the coding sequence ATGCCCAAGATTGTCTATTTAATATTATTGTTTCCAATGCTATTTCAAGCGCAGGATGGTGTTAAACCGATTATAGATGTTCATCTTCACGGCTATACAAAACGAACGTATCAATCCACTTATGGGGCACCTTCAAACTATGAAGATTTTAAATCTAGAATAAGGGAACAATTTAAAAAATACAATATTGTATATGCAGTTAAAAGTGGTGGTGAATATGACACTGATTTGGAAGAAAAAATGTTGAAAGGTTATGAATCTAATAATTTTCCGAAGTTTGATACAGTACAATTCAAAAAGCAAATAGAGGAAGGAAAGATTCAGGTATGGGGTGAATTTTTGCCTATGTTTAATGGGTTACAAATTACGGACCCTGGATTCGCTCCCTATCTTAAAATATGCGAGCGTGAAGGAATACCCATTGCTCTGCACACTGGATCTGGACCTCCTGGGATCTCTAATAGATATAAAAAGATAAGACTTAGTTTAGGGGACCCATTGCTGGTTGAGGAAGTTTTAATTATTTACCCAAAATTAAAAATTTACCTCATGCATTCAGGGGGAGTTTTTTATGAGCATGCTTTGGCATTAATGGAATTGTACCCACAACTCTATTGTGGGTTAGGAGCACTTCTTTGGGTGCCAACTGGCCGGACATCCCTATATGCCGAAGAATTTTTATTGAAAGCAAAAAAAGCAAACCTTATCGATAAAGTTATGTTTGGTTCTGATGCAATGTATTGGCCAGAAAATATTCAAAAAAGTATTGAAAAATTGAACGAATTTGACTTTTTGAACGAAGAAGACAAAAGAAAGATCTTTTATGAAAACGCGGTTAGGTTTTTTGAATTGGACCATTTGAAAAATTAG